TTGTGTTGCTGCTTAATATTTTCTTGATATAAATTTCAGGATATTGGCAATCTTTTTTGAAAAAGACTCGTAATATTTCTGAATCTGTAATATTTACAGGTACTGATTTTTCAATATAATTACTGTTTGATTCTACATCAATCTCACCTTTGATAATATAAGCAGGAGCACCTTTTTCTGTTACAAATTCTCCTCTTTTAATCAGGTTTAGCTTATTAAGGATGGATTCATTTAAAAATAATTTAAGGCTCTGCTCACTTGATTGAATTTCACCGGTTTTAGTATTAATTAAAGCAATATTTTCATTTCCTACCTCAACAATTTTTTGAAATGTCTCAACAATCCTTTGAGTTTTTAATGTAATTTCTTCATTGATAATGCTTCTTAAGTCACTCGCAGTAATTCTAGTAGACTGAGCAGGATATCTATAAAAAATATCACCCATTTTTATTTCTCCTGTATCAACTTTGGCAATTATTGGTTTTGACTTCGCTTCCTGTATAATAAGAAAGCCGATTATTTTATTTAAATATCTTTGGGTGAAGAAACTGAATTCCAAAGTTCCATCTATCCCTAGTCTTGTAGTAGTGCTAAAATAGCTGTTATCTAGATTCTCTTGGTCATCTTTTATCCCTACTAATTCTCTATCTGGATTTATACCATAAATTAAAAATCCGCCTTTATTATTTGCAAAGGCAGTTATTGGCTTTATATATTTTTTATCGACAGTATTTGAAACAGTATGGAGTGATTGTTTAAATTCAATTTGGTCACTTTCTTCCAAATTCGTTGTTAGCAACGAAGTGCTAAAATTTAAGTTAGCTTGGAAAAGGTCTAAGATCGAGGATTTTTCTAATTTCATTACAAGAGGAGTAGTTAACTAATTAGAAGTATAAACAATACCTGTCGATGTTTATACTTCTAATTAGATTAAAGAATTAATCTAATTCATCAATTTAACGTGTAAGTGCATCCTCACTCCCCCTAACCTCCAACAACCCCTCACTCTCCAGATAAACTTCCTTCAACCCCTGCAAAACCTCAGCGGAAGGCTCTGTCCATAGCCCTCTTTGTGCGGCTTCGAGTAATCTTTCGGCGATGGAGTGTAAGGCCCATGGGTTGCTTTCGGCGAAAAATTGCTGCATGTTGGCGTCCAGGGCGTAGGTTTCGGCCACTTTTTCATACATCCAGTCGTCGATCACATTTGCCGTGGCATCATAACCGAAGAGGTAATCAACCGTCGCCGTTAGTTCCAGTCCGCCTTTGTAGCCGTGTTTTTTGATGCTGTCGAGCCATTTTGGGTTTACAACCCTTGAACGGAAAACACGCAACGTTTCCTCTTTCAGGTCGCGCACCACCGGTTGGGCCGGGTTTTGCGAGTCGCCGAAATAATGTTTCGGCTGCTGTCCGGTAAGGCTGCGTATGGTCGCAATCATCCCGCCATGGAATTGCAGATAATCGTCGCTGTCAAAAATATCATGTTCGCGGTTGTCCTGGTTGTGCAGCGCCACCTCCACGCCTGAAAGACATTGCTGAAATTCACTGCGGGCATCCACACCCTGCGCGTTCTTCGTATAGGCATAACCGCCCCAGTTGACATACGCC
The sequence above is drawn from the Dyadobacter subterraneus genome and encodes:
- a CDS encoding ATP-binding protein; amino-acid sequence: MKLEKSSILDLFQANLNFSTSLLTTNLEESDQIEFKQSLHTVSNTVDKKYIKPITAFANNKGGFLIYGINPDRELVGIKDDQENLDNSYFSTTTRLGIDGTLEFSFFTQRYLNKIIGFLIIQEAKSKPIIAKVDTGEIKMGDIFYRYPAQSTRITASDLRSIINEEITLKTQRIVETFQKIVEVGNENIALINTKTGEIQSSEQSLKLFLNESILNKLNLIKRGEFVTEKGAPAYIIKGEIDVESNSNYIEKSVPVNITDSEILRVFFKKDCQYPEIYIKKILSSNTIYHPIHYFTKLLGKSTLQSIQYIQNLNFLEIKPTTKNKLLERLQPYDYNTSGVLFPNCSITLNNGNSLEDCISKILIEKGTKQKFDEMKISRTIIFNTLFAQIELPTEFYEVNTQRCVEAFGHLTKDIVMSNITLQ